One Alicyclobacillus acidoterrestris DNA window includes the following coding sequences:
- a CDS encoding RecB family exonuclease, whose amino-acid sequence MIEMSRLSYSRLDLYNTCPRAFAMKYVHKAEPENDTADYFAEYGIIAHALYEEHANARGLIPKTVLTDMFHNGTETRDGMVKGFNDIKLPPYMANKYYQQGLDLIDRLLHTSVANVVGSEVKFSIYIEGIPVPIEGFIDKVERDERGYIITDFKSARPYTQEFCDESLQMSIYAMAALELYGELPYKQVYEFFRFNETVKTVRTMKQLEEAKQEIRRRWDCIQRKEFDPQYDQFFCNNFCQYAKSCSLKQQMDAEKAQRRIERAQRKQARDAKKAAKQQEGDV is encoded by the coding sequence ATGATCGAAATGTCACGCTTGTCATATTCCCGACTGGACTTATACAACACTTGTCCACGTGCATTCGCCATGAAATATGTGCATAAGGCTGAACCAGAAAATGATACCGCCGATTATTTTGCCGAATACGGTATAATTGCTCATGCGCTGTATGAAGAACATGCAAATGCGCGTGGGTTGATACCGAAAACTGTGCTAACCGATATGTTCCATAATGGCACTGAGACACGTGACGGTATGGTGAAGGGGTTCAATGATATAAAGTTGCCACCATACATGGCCAACAAATACTATCAGCAAGGCTTGGATTTAATCGACCGACTCCTACATACCAGCGTTGCCAATGTAGTCGGTAGCGAAGTGAAATTCTCTATATATATCGAAGGAATACCTGTTCCTATTGAGGGGTTCATTGACAAGGTAGAACGCGACGAACGCGGTTATATCATCACCGACTTCAAATCGGCACGTCCATACACGCAAGAGTTTTGCGACGAATCGTTGCAGATGTCCATATACGCGATGGCAGCGTTGGAGTTGTATGGAGAGCTACCGTATAAGCAAGTGTACGAGTTTTTCCGTTTCAACGAAACAGTTAAAACAGTTCGCACGATGAAGCAGTTGGAAGAGGCGAAACAGGAAATTAGGCGTCGGTGGGATTGTATCCAGCGCAAGGAATTTGATCCACAATATGACCAATTTTTTTGCAATAATTTTTGCCAGTACGCTAAATCATGTTCATTAAAACAACAAATGGACGCGGAGAAGGCACAACGACGTATTGAACGGGCGCAACGTAAACAGGCGCGCGATGCTAAGAAAGCGGCGAAACAGCAGGAAGGTGACGTATGA
- a CDS encoding DNA-methyltransferase, with amino-acid sequence MELNRIYQMDVLDGVKLVADNSVDLVVTDPPYLMNYRSNRRVVRNKFDYIHNDQSSYDLIATFIDECYRVMKDNTAIYMFCSWHHIDYFKQQFERKFKLKNLIVWNKNNHGSGDLKGAYAPKHELILFGHKGRSLLQHKRIPDVIDCDKIPSAKLTHPTEKPVELLTIFILNSSQPGDVVLDGFIGTGATAVACVNTGRNFIGFETEPQYIEIANKRLEGLL; translated from the coding sequence ATGGAATTGAATCGAATATATCAGATGGACGTATTAGATGGCGTTAAATTGGTGGCAGACAATAGTGTTGATTTAGTCGTAACTGACCCGCCATATCTAATGAATTACCGTTCGAATCGTCGTGTAGTCCGTAATAAGTTTGACTATATACATAATGACCAGAGTTCATATGATCTAATAGCAACATTTATCGACGAATGTTATCGAGTGATGAAGGATAACACGGCAATATACATGTTCTGTAGCTGGCATCACATTGACTATTTCAAGCAACAATTTGAACGTAAGTTTAAGTTGAAGAACCTAATCGTCTGGAATAAAAATAATCATGGTTCGGGTGATTTGAAAGGGGCATATGCACCAAAGCATGAGTTGATATTGTTTGGGCATAAAGGGCGTTCATTATTACAACACAAACGTATTCCTGATGTTATTGACTGCGACAAGATACCAAGTGCAAAGTTGACGCACCCAACCGAGAAACCAGTCGAATTGTTGACTATATTCATACTCAACTCAAGTCAACCTGGTGATGTAGTATTGGATGGATTTATTGGAACAGGTGCAACAGCGGTCGCCTGTGTAAACACTGGACGTAATTTTATCGGATTCGAAACTGAACCACAGTACATAGAGATCGCCAATAAACGGTTAGAGGGGTTGTTATAA
- a CDS encoding GIY-YIG nuclease family protein: MDIAVPFNNAHLIPSVSGIYHFMSRQKESLYIGKSLNLSRRIKSHIAGSTNTRDVHKYFEYVECYFIDDALQMEIYETYMINIFKPKFNVDKVITYKTQRYNVDVNDAYKNERSNIQQRIDMALENFSL; this comes from the coding sequence GTGGATATTGCGGTTCCATTTAATAACGCACATCTTATACCGAGTGTGTCTGGTATATATCACTTCATGAGTAGACAGAAAGAAAGTTTGTATATAGGAAAGTCGTTGAATTTATCGCGTCGCATTAAGTCGCATATTGCTGGCAGCACGAATACACGAGACGTTCATAAATACTTTGAATACGTAGAGTGCTATTTCATCGATGACGCATTGCAAATGGAGATATATGAGACATACATGATCAATATATTTAAACCTAAATTTAATGTTGATAAAGTTATAACGTACAAAACACAACGATACAACGTAGATGTGAACGACGCGTACAAAAATGAACGCTCCAATATTCAGCAACGAATTGATATGGCATTAGAAAACTTTTCGTTATGA